One Halosegnis longus DNA window includes the following coding sequences:
- a CDS encoding transcription factor, translated as MAYDDLLENPVIQKYLHELVGPTGMPVAAAPPEGEVTDEELAEELNLELNAVRRALFILYENDLASYRRLRDEDSGWLTYLWTFEYENIPEQLEEEMHRLLDALVERREYELENEFYLCEQDSIRFEFGEAMEYGFECPNCGEQLVDMSNARLVDAMDERIDSLRDELHRHPEQEADA; from the coding sequence ATGGCGTACGATGACCTTCTGGAGAATCCAGTCATCCAAAAGTATCTCCACGAGCTCGTCGGTCCGACGGGTATGCCGGTCGCGGCGGCACCGCCCGAGGGGGAAGTGACCGACGAGGAGTTGGCCGAGGAGTTGAACCTGGAGCTGAACGCGGTGCGGCGCGCGCTGTTCATCCTCTATGAGAACGACCTCGCGAGCTACCGACGGCTCCGCGACGAGGATTCGGGGTGGCTCACCTATCTGTGGACCTTCGAGTACGAGAACATCCCCGAACAGCTCGAAGAGGAGATGCACCGACTGCTCGACGCGCTCGTCGAGCGACGCGAGTACGAACTCGAAAACGAGTTTTACCTCTGTGAGCAGGACTCGATTCGCTTCGAGTTCGGCGAGGCGATGGAGTACGGCTTCGAGTGTCCCAACTGCGGCGAACAGCTGGTCGACATGAGCAACGCGCGGCTCGTGGACGCCATGGACGAACGCATCGACTCGCTGCGCGATGAACTCCACCGCCACCCGGAGCAAGAGGCGGACGCCTGA
- a CDS encoding DUF7548 family protein, translating to MVSLRTPPTVGIGAALVVLGLLAAPYLLIPEASAVGTYYNAGAVTPLVAGLFALVSVVVFAAGREGRTDPATAAGVAIVFGGFATLVALVWTLTIPNPASLVGSLGSVRGAGATFLEYHRYLVFLATTGVAVCGGWFARELGLL from the coding sequence ATGGTCTCTCTTCGCACGCCACCCACGGTGGGTATCGGTGCCGCGCTGGTCGTGCTCGGACTGCTCGCCGCGCCGTATCTCCTCATCCCCGAGGCCTCCGCGGTCGGCACGTACTACAACGCCGGGGCGGTGACGCCGCTCGTCGCCGGGCTGTTCGCGTTGGTCTCCGTCGTCGTCTTCGCCGCCGGCCGTGAGGGGCGCACCGACCCCGCGACCGCGGCCGGCGTCGCGATCGTCTTCGGCGGCTTCGCCACGCTCGTCGCCCTCGTGTGGACGCTCACCATCCCGAATCCCGCCTCGCTCGTCGGCTCGCTCGGCAGCGTGCGCGGGGCCGGCGCGACATTCTTAGAGTACCACCGCTATCTGGTGTTCCTGGCGACGACGGGCGTCGCTGTGTGTGGCGGCTGGTTCGCGCGAGAACTCGGGCTGTTGTGA
- a CDS encoding glycosyltransferase, translated as MTGDLPAVAAFTDTYLPTVNGATYTIESWRDRWERRGGRMHVVYPASDYEPTAREHPVESLSFPFYDGLYVSTPRTPRGLYDIDIVHTHTPFSLGIAGYRYARKHDVPLVASYHTPTSEYVEYLPAGVLSESLASIASGYERRYLDRADAVTVPSEPTRDHLRDLGVDTPITVVPNGIDTERFRPVGADERAAFRTRHGLPDGPLVGYTGRHGYEKELDAILDIAPDIDATVVFGGDGPARESLQRRAEDIDADVRFLGFLDRDELPAFYASLDVFVFPSPVETQGLVALEANACGTPVVGVDAGALAETIVGGETGYHFERGDTDGFRQATERALAASETLREACLARRENVGVGAAVDALADVYDSVR; from the coding sequence ATGACTGGCGACCTCCCGGCCGTCGCGGCGTTCACCGACACCTACCTGCCGACGGTCAACGGCGCGACGTACACTATCGAGTCGTGGCGCGACCGCTGGGAGCGCCGAGGGGGCCGGATGCACGTCGTCTACCCCGCCAGCGACTACGAGCCGACGGCTCGCGAACACCCAGTCGAGAGCCTCTCGTTTCCGTTCTACGATGGACTCTACGTCAGCACCCCCCGCACGCCCCGCGGACTCTACGATATCGACATCGTCCACACGCACACGCCGTTCTCGCTCGGCATCGCGGGCTACCGGTACGCCCGCAAACACGACGTTCCACTCGTCGCCTCCTACCACACGCCGACGAGCGAGTACGTCGAGTATCTGCCCGCAGGCGTGCTTTCGGAGTCGCTCGCCTCCATTGCGTCGGGTTACGAGCGCCGATACCTCGACCGGGCCGACGCCGTCACGGTCCCGTCGGAACCCACCCGCGACCACCTCCGTGACCTCGGGGTCGACACCCCCATTACGGTCGTCCCGAACGGCATCGACACCGAGCGGTTCCGCCCGGTCGGGGCCGACGAGCGAGCCGCGTTTCGCACTCGCCACGGACTTCCCGACGGGCCGCTGGTCGGCTACACAGGTCGCCACGGCTACGAGAAGGAACTCGACGCAATCTTGGATATCGCGCCCGACATCGACGCGACGGTCGTCTTCGGCGGCGACGGACCCGCCCGCGAATCGCTCCAGCGCCGGGCGGAGGATATCGACGCCGACGTGCGATTTCTCGGCTTCCTCGACCGCGATGAACTGCCCGCGTTTTACGCCTCACTCGACGTGTTCGTCTTCCCGAGTCCGGTCGAGACGCAGGGACTCGTCGCGCTGGAGGCGAACGCCTGTGGCACGCCGGTCGTCGGCGTCGATGCCGGCGCGCTCGCCGAGACGATTGTCGGCGGCGAGACGGGGTATCACTTCGAACGCGGCGACACCGACGGGTTCCGGCAGGCGACGGAGCGTGCACTCGCCGCGAGCGAGACGCTACGGGAGGCGTGTCTCGCGCGGCGTGAAAACGTCGGCGTCGGTGCGGCCGTCGATGCGCTCGCTGACGTGTACGACTCGGTTCGGTAG
- a CDS encoding YhbY family RNA-binding protein, with the protein MSKDLQARAHDVETTVRVGKGGIESVADELASQLQERDLVKVKFLRSARGGTTTEELAEELADAVDAELVETRGHTGVFH; encoded by the coding sequence ATGTCGAAGGACCTGCAAGCGCGCGCACACGACGTGGAGACGACAGTCCGCGTCGGCAAAGGCGGCATCGAGTCCGTCGCCGACGAACTCGCCTCCCAGCTACAGGAGCGTGACCTAGTGAAGGTGAAGTTCCTCCGGTCTGCCCGAGGCGGAACGACCACGGAGGAGTTGGCCGAGGAGTTGGCCGACGCCGTCGACGCCGAACTCGTCGAGACGCGTGGACACACCGGGGTGTTCCACTGA
- a CDS encoding mechanosensitive ion channel family protein, with amino-acid sequence MFLLQQTTPDPTEAPAAVANFLTELGVPASIANPLGAVVIFFVVFIAVYLLGRLLVRPFTDRLLNRRDLDAHAKRPIKKLVGGVVVFIAIAVAFGLAGFGNFLQSLATIAAAATLAIGFAMQDVLANFVAGLFIYTDKPFRIGDWIEWDGNRGIVEDISLRVTRVRTFDNELLTVPNSQLTDGVIKNPVAKDKLRLKFVFGIDYEDDIDKATEIIIDEAEKHPEILDDPEPSVRLTELADSYVGLQSRIWISQPSRADFVRTRGEYVTKVKQAFDDAGISIPYPQRVVSGRGKAADALATRQLVESDD; translated from the coding sequence ATGTTCCTGCTCCAGCAGACGACGCCGGACCCCACCGAGGCTCCCGCCGCGGTGGCGAACTTCCTCACCGAACTCGGCGTCCCCGCCTCCATCGCGAATCCGCTGGGCGCGGTGGTCATCTTCTTCGTCGTCTTCATCGCGGTGTATCTGCTCGGTCGGCTCCTGGTTCGGCCGTTTACCGACCGCCTGCTCAACCGGCGTGACCTCGACGCCCACGCGAAGCGACCCATCAAGAAGCTCGTGGGCGGCGTGGTCGTCTTCATCGCCATCGCGGTCGCGTTCGGGCTGGCCGGCTTCGGCAACTTCCTCCAGTCGCTCGCCACCATCGCGGCGGCCGCGACACTCGCTATCGGGTTCGCGATGCAGGACGTGCTCGCGAACTTCGTCGCCGGGCTGTTCATCTACACGGACAAGCCGTTCCGCATCGGCGACTGGATCGAGTGGGACGGCAACCGCGGCATCGTCGAGGACATCTCCCTGCGCGTCACGCGCGTCCGCACGTTCGACAACGAACTGCTGACGGTTCCCAACAGCCAGCTCACCGACGGGGTGATCAAGAACCCCGTCGCGAAGGACAAGCTCCGGCTCAAGTTCGTCTTCGGAATCGACTACGAGGACGACATCGACAAGGCGACCGAAATCATCATCGACGAGGCGGAGAAACATCCGGAGATTCTGGACGACCCCGAGCCGTCCGTCCGGCTCACCGAACTGGCCGACTCGTACGTCGGACTCCAGTCGCGCATCTGGATTTCCCAGCCGTCGCGCGCCGACTTCGTTCGGACGCGCGGCGAGTACGTGACGAAGGTGAAACAGGCGTTCGACGACGCCGGCATCTCCATCCCGTACCCACAGCGCGTGGTGTCGGGCCGCGGCAAGGCCGCCGACGCGCTGGCGACCCGGCAGCTGGTCGAGAGCGACGACTGA
- a CDS encoding tRNA (cytidine(56)-2'-O)-methyltransferase produces the protein MNDSEVVVCRLSHRPGRDDRMTTHVGLTARALGADRVVFPDNATGSAETVRDITDRFGGPFEVELSGETKALVRNWEGTVAHLTMYGLPVQDVETELREAVAAEPLLVVVGGEKVPFEVYDRADYNVAVTNQPHSEIAGLAVFLDRVFDGAELAQSWEDADRVVVPKETGKKVVEPDE, from the coding sequence ATGAACGACTCCGAGGTCGTCGTCTGCCGGCTCAGCCACCGGCCGGGACGGGACGACCGCATGACGACACACGTGGGGCTGACGGCGCGGGCACTCGGTGCTGACCGCGTCGTCTTTCCCGACAACGCCACCGGGTCGGCCGAGACGGTCCGAGACATCACCGACCGCTTCGGCGGCCCCTTCGAGGTCGAACTCAGCGGCGAGACGAAGGCGCTCGTCCGCAACTGGGAGGGGACGGTCGCCCACCTGACGATGTACGGACTCCCGGTGCAGGACGTGGAGACGGAGCTACGCGAGGCGGTCGCGGCCGAGCCGCTGTTGGTCGTCGTCGGGGGCGAAAAGGTCCCCTTCGAGGTGTACGATCGCGCCGACTACAACGTGGCCGTGACGAACCAGCCCCACTCCGAGATTGCGGGGCTGGCCGTGTTCCTCGACAGGGTGTTCGACGGCGCGGAGCTGGCACAGTCGTGGGAGGATGCAGACCGGGTCGTCGTGCCGAAGGAGACCGGCAAGAAGGTCGTCGAACCGGACGAGTAG
- a CDS encoding ribonuclease P protein component 4, with the protein MSTLAADRIDRLGDLARAAAREGETERARSYVRRARRVAERHRLDLPTRLKRFSCDDCDRYLIPGRNARVRTRNGHITITCDCGSHARYPYR; encoded by the coding sequence ATGTCGACGCTCGCGGCCGACCGTATCGACCGGCTCGGCGACCTCGCCCGCGCGGCCGCTCGCGAGGGTGAGACGGAGCGTGCTCGATCGTACGTCCGCCGCGCCCGCCGCGTCGCCGAGCGCCACCGGCTCGATTTGCCGACGCGGCTGAAACGGTTCTCCTGTGACGACTGCGACCGGTATCTGATTCCCGGGCGCAACGCACGGGTTCGGACCCGTAACGGCCACATTACGATTACGTGTGACTGTGGCTCACACGCCCGCTACCCCTATCGGTAG
- a CDS encoding NAD-dependent epimerase/dehydratase family protein, with translation MDLHDKRIVITGGAGFVGSHLTDRLVADNEVVVADDFRNSQRDWVHGDATVVEGDLTDGETVTEAITPETDIVFHFAADKNAARDDIEQYRVNNELTETVVERMHAVGVENIAFTSSSVVYGEAPRPTPEDFAPLEPISIYGASKLGEEGLLSVFAHSHGFTVWNFRFANIVGPRLQLGSVIPDFIQKLEESPDELEILGDGRQEKSYLHIDDCVDAMCHVVEHADAPVNTYNLGTRTTTSVTTIADIVADEMGLDPEYTFTGGERGWTGDVPRMRLSIEKLSALGWEPDESSDDAVRRCVQELLAE, from the coding sequence ATGGACCTCCACGACAAGCGAATCGTCATCACGGGCGGCGCGGGCTTCGTCGGCTCCCATCTCACTGACCGACTCGTCGCTGACAACGAAGTCGTCGTCGCCGACGACTTCCGCAACAGCCAGCGCGACTGGGTGCACGGGGACGCCACCGTCGTTGAGGGTGACCTCACGGACGGCGAGACCGTCACCGAGGCGATTACGCCCGAGACGGACATCGTCTTTCACTTCGCGGCCGACAAGAACGCGGCGCGCGACGACATCGAGCAGTACCGCGTCAACAACGAACTCACCGAGACGGTCGTCGAGCGGATGCACGCGGTCGGCGTCGAGAACATCGCCTTTACCTCCTCGTCGGTCGTCTACGGCGAAGCCCCGCGCCCGACGCCGGAGGATTTCGCGCCGCTGGAACCCATCTCGATTTACGGTGCCTCGAAGCTCGGCGAGGAGGGACTGCTCTCGGTGTTCGCACACAGCCACGGCTTCACGGTGTGGAACTTCCGGTTCGCCAACATCGTCGGGCCGCGGCTCCAACTCGGCTCTGTCATCCCCGACTTCATCCAGAAGCTGGAGGAGTCGCCCGACGAACTCGAAATCCTCGGCGACGGGCGACAGGAGAAGTCGTATCTCCACATCGACGACTGCGTCGACGCGATGTGTCACGTCGTCGAACACGCCGACGCGCCGGTCAACACCTACAACCTCGGCACGCGCACGACGACGAGCGTGACGACCATCGCCGACATCGTCGCCGACGAGATGGGACTCGACCCCGAGTACACGTTCACCGGCGGGGAGCGCGGCTGGACCGGCGACGTGCCGCGGATGCGTCTCTCCATCGAGAAGCTCTCGGCGCTCGGCTGGGAGCCCGACGAGTCGAGCGACGACGCCGTCCGGCGGTGCGTGCAGGAACTGCTCGCCGAGTAG
- a CDS encoding DUF5803 family protein, translating into MNRRLALGLLGLGLLALTAGCTSFLGPGEPDPGDLTANETYDWDADVDANLDVNKRNVTAVFDIENRTDGLDDSDPTFRFYGRGTLATEQPQRLTAVQFQYANGTQVAFESVDGEARSVVTYTNGTTAQLPVLSVERTNDRTIVHLPTNESGQLGVTLPKDGKQVSLPGYVEGSYQMRLPESARVGVPLLSQVRPGTSDRTMANDRLLLAWEDVDAPTLVVRYYLQRDLLLFGGLAVGATVIGLGGALYYYRQLRATQKKREEVGLDIDIEDDDRNRPPPGMG; encoded by the coding sequence ATGAACCGACGGCTCGCACTCGGACTCCTCGGTCTCGGCCTCCTCGCGCTCACCGCCGGGTGTACGAGCTTCCTCGGTCCCGGCGAACCGGACCCCGGCGACCTGACCGCGAACGAGACCTACGACTGGGACGCTGACGTCGATGCGAATCTCGACGTGAACAAGCGGAACGTGACCGCCGTCTTCGACATCGAGAACCGCACGGACGGGCTCGACGACTCGGACCCGACGTTCCGGTTCTACGGTCGCGGAACGCTCGCGACCGAGCAGCCACAGCGGCTCACGGCCGTCCAGTTCCAGTACGCGAACGGGACGCAGGTCGCCTTCGAGAGCGTCGACGGCGAGGCCCGTTCGGTCGTCACCTACACGAACGGAACGACGGCACAGCTTCCCGTCTTGTCCGTCGAGCGCACGAACGACCGAACCATCGTCCACCTGCCGACCAACGAGAGCGGACAGTTGGGCGTCACTCTCCCCAAGGATGGTAAGCAGGTCTCGCTGCCCGGCTACGTCGAGGGAAGCTATCAGATGCGGCTCCCCGAGAGCGCCCGCGTCGGCGTGCCGCTGCTCTCGCAGGTTCGGCCCGGAACCAGCGACCGAACGATGGCGAACGACCGACTCCTGCTCGCGTGGGAAGACGTTGACGCGCCGACGCTCGTCGTGCGCTACTACCTCCAGCGTGACCTGCTCCTGTTCGGTGGGCTCGCGGTCGGTGCGACGGTCATCGGACTCGGCGGCGCGCTCTACTACTACCGCCAACTGCGTGCGACCCAGAAGAAGCGCGAGGAGGTCGGCCTCGACATCGACATCGAGGACGACGACCGGAACCGACCCCCGCCGGGGATGGGATAG
- a CDS encoding DUF2110 family protein, translating into MVVLATKLYVGGDAGDRALDSLDSLVANDLGDLDVEWTTGLRDDDFPSVTLTGDDAPVARNVLTEGWGAITPHRDAGETYVGTLDSWDEDGFVLDAGEPVRIPTDELGLGAGTPSQIRTRYGLVQHVPLRFVEGEEGEPARLADAERDRLYDWTRADNGRVNVNSATRAEVRATVNRSGHAEDIITVERLGLLEQSIVCRPATDPPGLLSDIGPHLPAEMLCIIP; encoded by the coding sequence ATGGTCGTTCTCGCGACGAAGCTCTACGTGGGCGGCGACGCCGGCGACCGCGCGCTCGACTCGCTCGACTCGCTGGTGGCCAACGACCTCGGCGACCTCGACGTGGAGTGGACCACCGGCCTGCGCGACGACGACTTCCCGTCGGTGACGCTCACCGGCGACGACGCTCCCGTCGCGCGCAACGTCCTCACCGAGGGGTGGGGAGCGATTACACCACACCGCGACGCCGGCGAGACGTACGTCGGGACGCTCGACTCGTGGGACGAGGACGGGTTCGTTCTCGACGCCGGCGAGCCGGTTCGTATCCCGACGGACGAACTCGGTCTCGGGGCCGGCACGCCCTCGCAGATTCGGACCCGTTACGGGCTCGTCCAGCACGTGCCGCTGCGATTCGTCGAGGGCGAGGAGGGTGAGCCGGCGCGGCTCGCCGACGCGGAACGCGACCGACTCTACGACTGGACGCGCGCCGACAACGGCCGCGTCAACGTGAACTCCGCGACGCGCGCGGAGGTGCGTGCGACCGTTAATCGGTCCGGGCACGCCGAGGACATCATCACGGTCGAGCGGCTCGGCCTGCTCGAACAGAGTATCGTTTGCCGACCGGCGACGGACCCGCCGGGACTGTTGTCGGACATCGGTCCGCATCTCCCCGCGGAGATGCTCTGTATCATTCCATGA
- a CDS encoding DUF2797 domain-containing protein: protein MQVVGYRPVPEPALLLADGGPVERLALTTGRKLAYGLGERHCAGMIQNDHHIPCRESRTPYCRRHESQFDESTLRDRTGDHAVYLAAFAPDVFKVGITRHDRLETRLREQGADRGAHLQTVPDGDTARDVEERLGRDLTQRVRTRRKLASLGRSVDTAAWDGLLDEYDPLATFRFDYGLDLAAQPVHETLASGTVRGVQGRILVLDRDGTTYAVDMRDLVGHELTDGDERPRQSSLGSFE, encoded by the coding sequence ATGCAGGTCGTCGGATACCGCCCCGTCCCGGAGCCGGCCCTCTTGCTCGCAGACGGCGGGCCGGTCGAACGGCTGGCGCTCACGACCGGGCGGAAACTCGCGTACGGTCTCGGCGAGCGCCACTGCGCCGGGATGATACAGAACGACCACCACATCCCGTGTCGGGAGTCCCGAACCCCCTACTGTCGACGACACGAATCGCAGTTCGACGAGTCGACGCTGCGCGACCGCACCGGCGACCACGCCGTCTATCTCGCCGCCTTCGCGCCCGACGTGTTCAAAGTCGGGATTACCCGTCACGACCGGCTGGAGACGCGCCTTCGCGAGCAAGGTGCAGACCGCGGCGCGCACCTCCAGACGGTGCCCGACGGCGACACGGCCCGCGACGTGGAGGAACGCCTCGGTCGCGACCTGACACAGCGGGTTCGCACTCGCCGGAAGCTCGCGAGTCTCGGCCGGTCGGTCGACACGGCGGCGTGGGACGGACTGCTCGACGAGTACGACCCGCTCGCGACGTTCCGATTCGACTACGGGCTCGACCTCGCAGCTCAGCCGGTCCACGAGACGCTGGCGTCCGGGACGGTCCGCGGCGTGCAGGGCCGGATTCTCGTGCTCGACCGCGACGGCACGACGTACGCTGTCGACATGCGCGACCTCGTCGGCCACGAACTCACCGACGGCGACGAGCGACCGCGCCAGTCGTCGCTCGGCTCGTTCGAGTAG
- a CDS encoding glycosyltransferase family 4 protein — translation MRVSHYFEWERAITGGQAQSVANQRRILDDHGIAYTTSPDVSADILHLNNMGPRSVYHARRARQAGTPVVVHTHQTAADFENSFAFSNLLAKPMGPYLEYAYGLADVLVCPSEHNRAVVDRYTGVPKRVISNGFDPNKLDGYDDPDLRAAYLDRYDLDPPVVFNVAHVLERKGLETFVETARAMPDIDFVWFGYLNPTGGFFGQFLQSSESKRLVESAPDNCTFTGYVEDIAGAFAAGDIFYFPTHNENEGMALLEAMSTGVPPVIRDIDTYDWLDDGQTCLKADSVDGFGTALRALVDDPDERDRIGQKARTETERFTLDTVGDQLVALYRDLVDG, via the coding sequence ATGCGCGTCAGCCACTACTTCGAGTGGGAGCGGGCCATCACCGGCGGACAGGCCCAGTCGGTGGCGAACCAGCGACGGATCCTCGACGACCACGGCATCGCCTACACCACGTCTCCGGACGTGTCGGCCGACATCCTCCATCTCAACAACATGGGACCGCGGTCGGTGTACCACGCGCGCCGGGCGCGACAGGCGGGGACGCCGGTCGTCGTCCACACCCACCAGACGGCCGCCGACTTCGAGAACAGCTTCGCTTTCTCGAACCTGTTGGCGAAGCCGATGGGGCCGTATCTGGAGTACGCCTACGGGCTGGCGGACGTGCTCGTCTGCCCCTCCGAGCACAACCGTGCGGTCGTCGACCGCTACACCGGCGTCCCGAAACGCGTCATCTCCAACGGCTTCGATCCGAACAAACTCGACGGCTACGACGACCCCGACCTCCGCGCCGCGTACCTCGACCGCTACGACCTCGACCCGCCGGTCGTGTTCAACGTCGCGCACGTCCTCGAACGCAAGGGGCTGGAGACGTTCGTCGAGACGGCCCGCGCCATGCCCGACATCGACTTCGTCTGGTTCGGCTATCTGAATCCGACCGGTGGCTTCTTCGGGCAGTTCCTCCAGTCGAGCGAGTCCAAGCGGCTCGTCGAGAGCGCCCCGGACAACTGCACGTTCACCGGCTACGTGGAGGACATCGCCGGCGCGTTCGCCGCGGGCGATATATTCTACTTCCCGACCCACAACGAGAACGAGGGGATGGCGCTGCTGGAGGCGATGTCCACCGGCGTCCCACCCGTCATCCGTGACATCGACACCTACGACTGGCTCGACGACGGACAGACGTGTCTCAAGGCAGATTCTGTCGACGGCTTCGGGACCGCGCTTCGAGCGCTCGTCGACGACCCCGACGAACGCGACCGCATCGGACAGAAGGCTCGGACGGAAACGGAGCGGTTCACCCTCGACACCGTCGGTGACCAGCTCGTCGCACTGTACCGCGACCTCGTTGACGGATGA
- a CDS encoding competence/damage-inducible protein A, which produces MRAGILTVGDELLAGDTVDTNATWLAEQLTSRGVTVERITTVPDRTETIAELVAEYSDRYDAVVVTGGLGPTHDDVTMDGVAAAFGRELQTNEQALEWLEADGYSRGDLATGTADLPAGSDPLHNEAGVAPGCVVENVYVFPGVPGEMKAMFASVADRFAGTIRHVEHVTIDEPESALIERFTQLREQFGVKVGSYPGEMVRVKIEHEDESVVREAAAWLEANAVVS; this is translated from the coding sequence ATGCGCGCTGGGATTCTAACGGTCGGCGACGAACTGCTCGCCGGCGACACCGTCGACACGAACGCGACGTGGCTCGCCGAGCAACTGACGAGTCGGGGTGTCACCGTCGAGCGAATCACCACCGTCCCCGACCGCACGGAGACGATTGCTGAACTCGTCGCCGAGTACAGCGACCGCTACGACGCGGTCGTCGTCACCGGCGGACTCGGGCCGACACACGACGACGTGACGATGGACGGTGTCGCCGCCGCCTTCGGCCGTGAACTCCAGACGAACGAGCAGGCGCTGGAGTGGCTCGAAGCAGACGGCTACAGCCGCGGCGACCTCGCGACTGGCACCGCCGACCTCCCTGCGGGGAGTGATCCGCTTCACAACGAAGCGGGCGTCGCGCCGGGATGTGTCGTAGAGAACGTCTACGTCTTCCCCGGCGTTCCCGGTGAGATGAAGGCGATGTTCGCGTCCGTGGCAGACCGGTTCGCCGGTACGATACGCCACGTCGAACACGTCACGATAGACGAACCCGAAAGCGCACTCATCGAGCGGTTCACACAGCTACGCGAGCAGTTCGGGGTGAAGGTGGGCTCGTACCCCGGCGAGATGGTCCGGGTGAAAATCGAACACGAAGACGAGTCGGTCGTTCGGGAGGCCGCCGCGTGGTTAGAAGCGAACGCGGTCGTCAGTTAA
- a CDS encoding acyl-CoA dehydrogenase family protein: MEFDLPSEHRMIRDTVRDFCEAEIEPIAQEIEDEHRFPQEIFDQLADLDLMGVPVPEEYGGAGGDYLMYAAVAEELGRVSGAIGLSYVAHTSLGLMPIVKFGTEAQKEKWAKPLARGEGMGAWALTEPSSGSDASDMDTMAEKDGDEYVINGTKQFITNANVANSVLVKAVTDPDAGYGGISTFIVDPEEDDGFEVVEVWDKMGLNASPTCELKFDDLRVPEDRLLGEEGDGWEQTKATLDGGRISIAALSTGLAQGAFEAARDYSTDREQFGSPISKFDAVRDMVVDMDRKIERSRLLTQKAATMYDAGEDVTRMSALAKLDASEAAREVAEDAVQVHGGYGYTTDFAPQRFYRDAKLMEIGEGTSEIQHLVIGRELGL, from the coding sequence ATGGAGTTCGACCTGCCGAGCGAACACCGGATGATTCGCGACACCGTCCGGGACTTCTGCGAGGCCGAAATCGAACCGATTGCACAGGAAATCGAAGACGAACACCGGTTCCCACAGGAGATTTTCGACCAGCTCGCCGACCTGGATTTGATGGGCGTTCCCGTCCCCGAGGAGTACGGCGGCGCTGGCGGCGATTACCTGATGTACGCGGCCGTCGCCGAGGAGCTCGGCCGGGTCTCGGGCGCAATCGGACTCTCCTACGTCGCCCACACCTCGCTCGGACTGATGCCCATCGTGAAGTTCGGAACGGAGGCCCAGAAGGAGAAGTGGGCCAAGCCGCTCGCACGCGGGGAAGGGATGGGTGCGTGGGCGCTCACTGAGCCGTCGTCCGGCTCCGACGCCAGCGACATGGACACGATGGCAGAGAAGGACGGCGACGAGTACGTCATCAACGGGACGAAGCAGTTCATCACGAACGCGAACGTCGCCAACTCCGTGCTCGTGAAGGCGGTCACCGACCCCGATGCCGGCTACGGCGGCATCTCCACGTTCATCGTCGACCCCGAGGAGGACGACGGGTTCGAAGTCGTCGAGGTGTGGGACAAGATGGGGCTGAACGCCTCGCCCACCTGTGAACTGAAGTTCGACGACCTCCGCGTGCCCGAGGACCGCCTGCTCGGCGAGGAGGGCGACGGCTGGGAGCAGACGAAGGCGACCCTCGACGGCGGCCGCATCTCCATCGCCGCCCTGTCGACGGGCTTAGCACAAGGGGCGTTCGAGGCGGCTCGCGACTACTCCACCGACCGCGAGCAGTTCGGCTCGCCGATCTCGAAGTTCGACGCCGTCCGCGACATGGTGGTCGACATGGACCGGAAAATCGAGCGCTCGCGGCTGCTCACTCAGAAGGCGGCGACGATGTACGACGCCGGCGAGGACGTGACCCGGATGTCCGCGCTCGCGAAGCTCGACGCCTCCGAGGCCGCCCGCGAGGTCGCAGAAGACGCCGTGCAGGTCCACGGCGGCTACGGCTACACGACGGACTTCGCGCCCCAGCGGTTCTACCGCGACGCGAAGCTGATGGAAATCGGCGAGGGGACGAGCGAGATTCAGCATCTCGTCATCGGTCGCGAACTCGGTCTGTAG